One genomic region from Esox lucius isolate fEsoLuc1 chromosome 24, fEsoLuc1.pri, whole genome shotgun sequence encodes:
- the LOC117593887 gene encoding uncharacterized protein LOC117593887 — MTGFCRQWVPEYARLVQPLQDMAYGQKLASHDRVVWTPEGDDSFTSLKQALTTSPTLGLPDPKKKFIQAVCEKDGYMSSVLMQKHGDKLRPIAYFSSKLDAVAQGLPYCLKAVAAAADAVLRSRPLVCYQPLELRVPHSVASILLEHKTSHLSGARFLHYHNILLSLPHLTVVRSPVLNPATFLPTEVDGEPHDCLAAINQQCTPRDDLSDVPLPNCDLVFYVDGSASKSPISTVNHVGYAIVTDHDVIEGHRLPHHLSAQAAELFALTRACILAESLSVTIYTDSRYAFGVVHDFGTLWKMRGFITSTGTQIQHGQLIRNLLEAVLLPREVAICKCEAHTTGRDVVSLGNRRADAAAKAAAQAPPHSALQMTHLTPTVSLSDLVEVQSQASPKERTAWRKAGASYVEML, encoded by the coding sequence atgacaggtttctgtaggcaatgggttcctgaatatgccCGTTTGGTACAGCCCTTGCAGGATATGGCCTATGGCCAGAAGCTTGCTTCACATGATAGGGTTGTGTGGACTCCTGAGGGGGATGATTCCTTTACTTCTCTGAAACAGGCCCTAACTACCTCTCCTACTTTAGGGCTCCCCGATCCTAAAAAGAAGTTTATccaagcagtgtgtgaaaaggaCGGTTATATGTCCTCTgtcttaatgcagaaacatgggGATAAGCTGAggccaattgcatacttttcttctaaattggatgctgtagcacaaggccttccctattgtctgaaggctgtggcagcggcGGCTGATGCTGTTCTGCGTTCACGAcctctggtgtgttatcagcCGCTTGAGCTACGGGTTCCTCATTCTGTTGCCTCTATTttgttggaacacaagactagtcATCTGTCTGGGGCTAGGTTTCTACATTACCATAACATTTTGCTGTCATTGCCCCATCTCACTGTTGTAAGGAGTCCTGTTTTAAATCCGGCCACTTTCCTCCCTACGGAGGTGGATGGTGAGCCGCATGACTGCCTTGCTGctattaaccaacagtgtaccccTCGTGATGACTTGTCTGATGTACCTCTGCCGAAttgtgatcttgttttttatgttgatgggtctgcCAGTAAATCTCCTATTTCCACTGTTAATCATGTtggttatgccattgtcacGGATCATGATGTGATAGAGGGTCACAGACTGCCACATCACCTCTCCGCTCAAGCAGCGGAGCTGTTTGCTCTCACTCGAGCTTGCATTCTGGCTGAGAGTCtaagtgttaccatttacacgGACAGTAGATATGCCTTTGGTGTTGTACATGATTTCGGTACGTTGTGGAAAATGCGGGGGTTTATTACGTCTACTGGTACTCAGATCCAACATGGGCAACTTATTCGTAACCTGTTAGAAGCTGTCCTGTTACCTAGGGAAGTGGCGatatgtaaatgtgaggcccatactactggcagagatgttgtttcccTTGGGAATCGCAGAGCAGATGCGGCTGCCAAAGCTGCTGCCCAGGCCCCTCCTCATTCTGCTCTGCAGATGACCCATCTGACCCCCACGGTTTCCCTCTCTGATCTTGTTGAAGTGCAATCTCAGGCTTCACCTAAGGAGAGAACCGCCTGGAGAAAGGCGGGGGCGTCTTAT